The Obesumbacterium proteus DNA window ACATTCCAGAGGATCCCGCTGAGATTTGGCTCACGAAATGGGTCAAAGTTATCAATTAAGCGTACAAATTGTGCGATCGGTATGTGGATAAGTAGGCTTAAAAGGGTCTGATAACCGGTAGTTATCCCAAGAACAACCGGAGTACGTTTTTCAGCCTGTGTATAAAGTGCCATTTAGATCCCAGCTTATACGGAATGGGATCACCGATCATCCACAACCAATGATCCTTGATAGGATATTGATCTTAATATCGAAATTAGGCTTATCCACAGAGGATCGCGATCCTAGTAGTAAGATCTAATAAAGAGATCCTTAAATAAAAAGATCTTTTTAATACTTAGTGATTCTCCTACCCGTTTGACCTTCCTCTAAACTTGAGTAGAATCCCCACCCCAAGGCAAAAACGATCGTTCATAGCCTTCCGGTCTTCGCGAGGTGCAGTACCATGTTCTATCCAGATATCTTTGACGTCATCATTATCGGTGGTGGCCATGCAGGCACAGAAGCTGCAATGGCGTCCGCTAGAATGGGGCGACAAACTTTATTATTAACGCATAACATTGATACGCTTGGACAAATGTCTTGTAACCCGGCGATCGGTGGTATCGGAAAGGGACATCTGGTTAAAGAAGTCGATGCGTTAGGCGGCTTAATGGCAACCGCAATTGACCACGGCGGCATTCAGTTTAGGATACTAAACAGCAGCAAAGGCCCAGCCGTTAGAGCCACTCGCGCTCAGGCTGACCGTGTTCTGTATCGCCAAGCAGTACGCACCGCGTTGGAAAACCAACCCAATCTGATGATCTTCCAGCAAGCGGTTGAAGATCTGATTGTCGAGAACGATCGTGTTGTTGGTGCTGTAACCCAAATGGGTCTGAAATTCCGCGCCAAAGCCGTTGTATTGACCGTTGGAACTTTCCTCGATGGCAAGATCCATATTGGTCTGGAAAATTACAGCGGTGGTCGTGCTGGCGATCCTCCTGCGATCGCGCTGTCTCGTCGTCTGCGCGAATTGCCACTGCGCGTTAACCGTTTAAAAACGGGTACACCACCGCGTATTGATGCCAGAACTATCGATTTCAGCGTATTAGCTCCACAGTATGGTGATAATCCATCTCCGGTATTCTCGTTTATGGGTAATGCTTCTCAGCACCCAGAACAAATGCCGTGCTACATCACGCATACCAACGAACGAACTCATGACGTGATCCGTAATAATTTGGATCGTAGCCCGATGTATGCGGGGATCATCGAAGGGATCGGACCACGGTATTGCCCATCGATCGAAGACAAAGTGATGCGCTTTGCCGATCGTAATGCTCATCAGATCTTCCTTGAGCCTGAAGGGCTAACCAGCAACGAAATTTATCCAAACGGCATCTCAACCAGTTTGCCATTTGACGTTCAGATGCAAATCGTTCGTTCAATGGAAGGCATGGAAAACGCGCGAATTGTTCGTCCTGGCTATGCCATTGAGTATGATTTCTTCGATCCACGTGATTTGAAACCAACGCTGGAAAGCAAACATATCCAAGGTTTGTTCTTCGCTGGGCAGATCAACGGTACAACCGGTTATGAAGAGGCTGCCGCTCAGGGGCTATTGGCGGGTCTGAATGCGGGACGCTTTGCTAACGAAGATGAAGGCTGGTCACCGCGTCGCGATCAGGCCTATCTTGGTGTGCTGGTGGACGACCTGTGTACTTTGGGTACCAAAGAACCGTATCGCATGTTTACTTCTCGTGCGGAATATCGCTTGATGCTGCGTGAAGACAACGCCGATTTACGTTTAACCGCTATCGGTCGCGAACTTGGCTTAGTTGATGATGTGCGTTGGGCGCACTTCAACCAGAAGCTTGAAAATATTGAGCGCGAACGTCAGCGCCTGCGTGACATTTGGGTTCATCCAAACTCTGAGCATGTTGCTCCGTTGAATGAAATCCTAAAAGCGCCTCTTTCCCGTGAAGCGAATGGTGAAGATCTGCTGCGTCGCCCTGAGATCGATTATGCCAAACTGACAAAGCTTGCTCAGTTTGCGCCAGGCTTGGAAGACGAAAAAGCGTCTGAGCAGGTCGAGATCCAAGTGAAATACGAAGGCTATATTGCTCGTCAGCAGGAAGAGATTGAAAAACACCTGCGAAACGAAAATACGCTGCTACCCGCTGATTTGGATTATTCGCTGGTTTCTGGGCTGTCGAATGAAGTCATTGCGAAGCTTAACGATCACAAGCCAAGCTCAATTGGTCAGGCATCACGTATTTCTGGAATAACGCCTGCTGCCATCTCAATTTTGCTGATTTGGCTGAAAAAGCAGGGCCTACTGCGACGTAGCGCTTAAATCTGTCTAAAACCGCACCAAACAGTGCGGTTTTTTTATTGCTATGCTTCACTCTGTTCCGATTTAACTGCATCATACTGGGCTGGGCCTTTTAAGGCTGATGCCCATGTTTGACCGAGGATTCTTCAGTGCAAAAACAACTCGATACTCTGCTAGCTAAAGCTGGAATTTCGCTAACCGATCAGCAAAAACAACAGCTATTAGGGTATGTTGGTTTGTTGGATAAGTGGAATAAGGCTTATAACCTGACTTCTGTCCGCGATCCTAAAGAGATGTTAGTACGCCATATTCTCGACAGCATCGTGGTTAACCCTTTCCTGAAAGGCGACCGCTTTATTGATGTTGGGACTGGTCCTGGGCTTCCAGGGATCCCGCTGGCTATCGTCCGTCCTGAGTCTCATTTCACACTTCTTGATAGCTTGGGTAAACGCGTGCGTTTTCTACGTCAGGTGCAGCATGAGCTGAAGCTGACTAATATCGAGCCGGTACAAAGCCGAGTTGAAGAATTCCCCGCAGAGCCACCGTTTGATGGCGTCATTAGCCGTGCATTTGCCTCACTTCAGGATATGATTTCTTGGTGTCACCATTTGCCAAAGGCAGAAACTGGCCGCTTTTATGCGTTGAAAGGGGTTCGTCCTGATGACGAACTGGCGCAGTTACCTTCGGGGATTGAGCTGGTATCTGTTGAACGGTTACATGTGCCTACTCTTGATGGTGAAAGGCATTTGGTTATTCTTAAGGCAAACTAATTTTGTCTTTTGTCAAAAAAAGTTAAAAAAGTTACGGTTGAGAACTAATCATTGAATAGCTAAACCATTAGCTTGATAGGTTTCTTTTTTTTACTTTTATTTCACAAATAGCGCTATTAAACGACGATGCTCTTATCGTTTGCACGGTCTGTTTAGCAAACGAATTAATTAAATGCGCTATTTCTAGTTGGATTAAAGGTAGAAATAAACAATTAAAGATGTCTGGTTTGTCAATAATATGTTTATTTCTGGTTTGTGAAATGAAGCCTAAAGTTTTAATTTTTAACTTTATGATTTTAAATAAATTAAAGCGCTCATTTAGTTAAAACAGAGCAAAGACCACATGGTATATAAGACTTCTCTGTTTTTACTTTTGTGATCTGTGATCGCTCATATATTGTAACGGTGGAATTGTCGGACAAAGCAATGAGATATGGTATTCTGACAATTCTTAGTGATTGTCGTGAAAAGGTGAAAGTATTTAATTTATTATTCACTTTTTCGCTACTTATCCATTGAATTTGTTGGTATGCACCGTATAATTTGCTCGTTTTTCTAGCTTGACTCGGCTTCGTAAAGGAAGTTTTATTACGTCACTCAATCAGCATACCCCTAGAGGGGTACGGAGAGAGCAAACGTCATGTCTGTAACGCTTTATAGCGGCAAGGCAGCGCGAAAATTACTGGCTCTGCAGTTACTGACTTTTGTTCTGTTCGGCATCGGCTTTTCAGCTAAAGAGATAAGCTGGGGTTTTTCAGCCGTTCTCGGTGGCTTGTCAGCGTGGTTGCCTAGCGTCGTTTTCATGCTGTTTGCTTTGCGTCATCAAGCTCATACTCCAGCAGGAGGCCGAGTTGCATGGTCTTTTGCTATTGGTGAGGCGTTAAAGGTCGTCAGCACGATTGTTCTTATGATCGTGTCACTGGGGTGGTTTAAGGCGGCGTTATTCCCGCTTGGCCTGACTTATATCGCTGTGTTGGTTGTTCAGATCGTGGCACCAGCAATAATAGGTCGTAATAGCTGACCTGTTGTAAAACGGCCTTAAATTAAAACAGTTACCGTACTTAACTACTTAAAGGGTAAGAGGCATCATGTCTGCAGGAGAAATCTCTACGCCACAAGAGTATATCGGTCACCATCTGACACAGCTTCAGATCGGGACGGGATTCTGGTCGATCAACATTGACTCAATGTTTTTCTCCGTTGTCCTCGGCCTACTCTTCTTGGTTATCTTCCGCAAAGTGGCTAAAAACGCGACTAGCGGTGTTCCGGGTAAATTACAGTGTGCGGTTGAACTGGTTGTCGGCTTCGTCGATAGCAGCGTGCGCGACATGTATCACGGTAAAAGCAAGGTTATTGCCCCTCTGGCTCTGACCGTGTTTGTTTGGGTTTTCCTGATGAACCTGATGGACTTGCTGCCAATCGATTTCTTGCCTTACATTGGCGAGCATATCCTTGGTTTACCAGCGCTACGTGTTGTTCCAACGGCTGACGTAAACATTACGTTGTCGATGGCGCTGGGCGTATTTATCCTGATTCTGTTCTACAGCATTAAGATGAAAGGCGTCGGTGGGTTCGTTAAAGAACTGACCATGCAGCCGTTCAATCATCCTGTATTTATTCCAATCAACCTTATTCTGGAAGGCGTCAGCCTGTTGTCTAAGCCAGTTTCACTGGGTTTGCGACTGTTCGGTAACATGTATGCCGGCGAGCTGATTTTCATCCTGATTGCCGGTCTGTTGCCGTGGTGGTCACAGTGGGTGCTCAATGTTCCATGGGCTATTTTCCACATCCTGATTATTACGCTGCAAGCCTTTATCTTCATGGTTCTGACGATCGTCTATCTCTCGATGGCGTCTGAAGAGCACTGATATTTTTAATAACACTACTGCGTTTAAACTGAAAGAAACTGGAGACTGTCATGGAAAACCTGAGTATGGATCTGCTGTACATGGCTGCCGCTGTGATGATGGGTTTAGCGGCAATCGGTGCTGCGATCGGTATCGGCATCCTGGGTGGTAAATTCCTGGAAGGCGCTGCACGCCAACCTGACCTGATTCCTCTGCTGCGTACACAGTTCTTTATCGTTATGGGTCTGGTGGATGCTATCCCGATGATCGCTGTTGGTCTGGGTCTGTACGTCATGTTTGCTGTCGCGTAAAAGAGCCTTGGCTCTTCTACCGTAAAGAAACACATACCAATTAACTATTTAAGAGGCATTGTGCTGTGAATCTTAACGCAACAATCCTCGGCCAGGCCATCGCGTTCATTTTGTTCGTATGGTTCTGCATGAAGTATGTATGGCCTCCAATTATGGATGCCATCGAGAAGCGTCAAAAAGAAATTGCTGACGGCCTCTCAAGTGCAGAACGTGCGAAGAAAGATTTGGACTTAGCTCAAGCCAATGCGACCGACCAGCTGAAAAAAGCTAAAGCCGACGCTCAGGTGATTATTGAACAAGCGAACAAACGCAAAGCTCAAATCATCGACGAAGCTAAAGTAGAAGCTGAGCAGGAACGTAACAAAATCGTGGCGCAGGCGCAGGCTGAAATCGACGCAGAACGTAAACGCGCTCGTGAAGAGCTGCGTAAGCAAGTTGCTACGTTGGCTATTGCTGGTGCCGAGAAAATTATCGAACGTTCCGTGGATGAAGCTGCTAACAGCGACATCGTTGATAAACTGGTCGCTGAACTGTAAGGAGGGAGGGGCTGATGTCTGAATTTATCACGGTAGCTCGCCCCTACGCCAAAGCAGCTTTTGACTTTGCCGTTGAGCACCAGAACGTAGATCGTTGGCAGCAAATGCTAGCGTTCTGCGCTGAGGTGACCCGCAACGAGAACGTGGCTGAAATGCTTTCTGGTGCATTAGCACCGGAAACATTATCAAACCTGTTCATTGAATTGTGTGG harbors:
- the mnmG gene encoding tRNA uridine-5-carboxymethylaminomethyl(34) synthesis enzyme MnmG; this translates as MFYPDIFDVIIIGGGHAGTEAAMASARMGRQTLLLTHNIDTLGQMSCNPAIGGIGKGHLVKEVDALGGLMATAIDHGGIQFRILNSSKGPAVRATRAQADRVLYRQAVRTALENQPNLMIFQQAVEDLIVENDRVVGAVTQMGLKFRAKAVVLTVGTFLDGKIHIGLENYSGGRAGDPPAIALSRRLRELPLRVNRLKTGTPPRIDARTIDFSVLAPQYGDNPSPVFSFMGNASQHPEQMPCYITHTNERTHDVIRNNLDRSPMYAGIIEGIGPRYCPSIEDKVMRFADRNAHQIFLEPEGLTSNEIYPNGISTSLPFDVQMQIVRSMEGMENARIVRPGYAIEYDFFDPRDLKPTLESKHIQGLFFAGQINGTTGYEEAAAQGLLAGLNAGRFANEDEGWSPRRDQAYLGVLVDDLCTLGTKEPYRMFTSRAEYRLMLREDNADLRLTAIGRELGLVDDVRWAHFNQKLENIERERQRLRDIWVHPNSEHVAPLNEILKAPLSREANGEDLLRRPEIDYAKLTKLAQFAPGLEDEKASEQVEIQVKYEGYIARQQEEIEKHLRNENTLLPADLDYSLVSGLSNEVIAKLNDHKPSSIGQASRISGITPAAISILLIWLKKQGLLRRSA
- the rsmG gene encoding 16S rRNA (guanine(527)-N(7))-methyltransferase RsmG codes for the protein MQKQLDTLLAKAGISLTDQQKQQLLGYVGLLDKWNKAYNLTSVRDPKEMLVRHILDSIVVNPFLKGDRFIDVGTGPGLPGIPLAIVRPESHFTLLDSLGKRVRFLRQVQHELKLTNIEPVQSRVEEFPAEPPFDGVISRAFASLQDMISWCHHLPKAETGRFYALKGVRPDDELAQLPSGIELVSVERLHVPTLDGERHLVILKAN
- the atpI gene encoding F0F1 ATP synthase subunit I, which codes for MSVTLYSGKAARKLLALQLLTFVLFGIGFSAKEISWGFSAVLGGLSAWLPSVVFMLFALRHQAHTPAGGRVAWSFAIGEALKVVSTIVLMIVSLGWFKAALFPLGLTYIAVLVVQIVAPAIIGRNS
- the atpB gene encoding F0F1 ATP synthase subunit A produces the protein MSAGEISTPQEYIGHHLTQLQIGTGFWSINIDSMFFSVVLGLLFLVIFRKVAKNATSGVPGKLQCAVELVVGFVDSSVRDMYHGKSKVIAPLALTVFVWVFLMNLMDLLPIDFLPYIGEHILGLPALRVVPTADVNITLSMALGVFILILFYSIKMKGVGGFVKELTMQPFNHPVFIPINLILEGVSLLSKPVSLGLRLFGNMYAGELIFILIAGLLPWWSQWVLNVPWAIFHILIITLQAFIFMVLTIVYLSMASEEH
- the atpE gene encoding F0F1 ATP synthase subunit C, which encodes MENLSMDLLYMAAAVMMGLAAIGAAIGIGILGGKFLEGAARQPDLIPLLRTQFFIVMGLVDAIPMIAVGLGLYVMFAVA
- the atpF gene encoding F0F1 ATP synthase subunit B; the encoded protein is MNLNATILGQAIAFILFVWFCMKYVWPPIMDAIEKRQKEIADGLSSAERAKKDLDLAQANATDQLKKAKADAQVIIEQANKRKAQIIDEAKVEAEQERNKIVAQAQAEIDAERKRAREELRKQVATLAIAGAEKIIERSVDEAANSDIVDKLVAEL